A DNA window from Phoenix dactylifera cultivar Barhee BC4 unplaced genomic scaffold, palm_55x_up_171113_PBpolish2nd_filt_p 000589F, whole genome shotgun sequence contains the following coding sequences:
- the LOC103715734 gene encoding 40S ribosomal protein S2-4-like — protein sequence MAERGGERGGFGRGRGDRGRGRGDRRGGRRGGRRDEEEKWVPVTKLGRLVKEGRIQSLEQIYLHSLPVKEHQIVDTLLGPQLKDEVMKIMPVQKQTRAGQRTRFKAFVVVGDGNGHVGLGVKCSKEVATAIRGSIILAKLSVIPVRRGYWGNKIGKPHTVPCKVTGKCGSVTVRMVPAPRGAGIVAARVPKKVLQFAGIEDVFTSSRGSTKTLGNFVKATFDCLMKTYGFLTPDFWRETRFTKSPFQEYTDLLAKPNKAIVLEDNTERVEA from the exons ATGGCGGAGAGAGGCGGAGAGAGGGGCGGCTTCGGCCGGGGCCGGGGCgaccgcggccgcggccgcggcgaTCGCCGCGGTGGCCGCCGAGGTGGGCGGCGCGATGAGGAGGAGAAGTGGGTCCCCGTGACGAAGCTCGGGCGGTTGGTGAAGGAGGGCCGGATCCAGAGCCTGGAGCAGATCTATCTCCACTCTCTCCCCGTGAAGGAGCACCAGATTGTGGACACCCTCCTCGGCCCCCAGCTCAAGGATGAAGTGATGAAGATCATGCCCGTCCAGAAGCAGACCCGCGCCGGGCAGCGCACCCGCTTTAAGGCCTTCGTCGTCGTCGGCGACGGCAACGGCCACGTCGGCCTCGGCGTCAAGTGCTCCAAGGAGGTTGCCACCGCCATCCGGGGCTCCATCATCCTCGCCAAGCTCTCCGTCATCCCCGTCAGGCGGGGATACTGGGGGAACAAGATCGGCAAGCCCCACACCGTGCCGTGCAAGGTCACCGGCAAGTGTGGCTCCGTCACCGTCCGCATGGTGCCCGCGCCCCGTGGTGCAGGGATCGTCGCTGCTCGTGTGCCCAAGAAGGTGCTGCAGTTCGCTGGGATCGAGGATGTCTTCACCTCCAGCCGCGGATCCACCAAGACACTCGGCAACTTCGTCAAG GCTACATTTGACTGTCTGATGAAGACGTATGGGTTCCTGACTCCTGACTTCTGGAGGGAGACTCGCTTCACCAAGTCTCCATTCCAGGAGTACACCGACCTTCTCGCCAAGCCAAATAAGGCAATTGTTCTTGAAGACAACACTGAGAGAGTGGAAGCTTAG